The genomic segment TTTTCCCAAGACGTTGCATTTCTTCCTGTTCTAATTGTTGAATCAAATTCATCTTACTGCTCCTTATTTAATTGTTGAGCGATTAAGCTCTCTACAATTTTTTTATCATCCCCAGAAAGAGGTTGGTGTGCCAACATATCTGGGCGCTTTTGCCATGTTTTAATCACCGCCTGCTCATGACGCCAACGCTCTATTTGAGCATGGTGCCCTGATAACAACACAGGAGGTACTGCCATATCCTCAAACACCTCTGGCCTGGTGTAATGAGGGGTATCTAACCAATGCCCGACAAAGGACTCTTGCTCAGCTGAGCGACTATCTCCCAGCACCCCTGGTAAATGACGCAATACGGCATCCATTAGTACCAAGGCCGGCAATTCCCCACCGGAGAGTACATACTCACCGATTGAAATCTCTTCATCCACGTAACGATCGATTAATCGTTGATCAACGCCCTCGTAACGGGCACTTAATAAAATCAACCCCGCTCCCAGACTCAGATCAACCGCCTTTTGGTGAGTTAATAGTGCCCCTTGAGGGCTTAAAAAAATCACTTTTGGCGAATCAATACATTGATCAGCTTGGTGTTTTTTGGCTGCTTGGATAGCCTCTTTCAACGGCTGAGCAAGCATCACCATTCCAGGCCCACCACCATAAGGACGATCATCAACAGTCCGATACGGGTCATGGGTAAAATCTCTAGGGTTCCAAGTTTTAAGCTGCCAAAGATTATTTTCCTTGGCACGACCTGTCACACCATATTGTGCCGCCTGCTCTATGAGATCCGGGAAAAGTGTAATGACATCTATCTGAAACGACATCAGTAATCCACTCCCCAATCCACAACAATACGTTGTTGGGCAACATTCACTTCTATGACAATCGGCTCAACAAAGGGTATTAACCTTTCGGTTTGAGCTTGCCTAACCACCAAAAGATCTTGCGCACCTGTTTCAAGTAATCGGGTGACTTGTCCTAAAGGCTGCCCCTCAATATTGTAAACATTCAGACCAATCATATCAGTCCAGTAAAGCTCGTCTTCATCGGGCTCTGGGAGTAATTGCCGAGGAATCAAAATAAGTTGCCCTCTTTCTAAGGCAATTCGATCTCGATCAGCAATGCTATGTAACCTCGCTACTAAGCCATTTCCGTGAACACGACATTCCGCCACTGATTCCTCATGACAATTGTCCTCAGAACCAATCCACCAAGCAGAAAACTGAGTTAAGGAATTCACGTCCTCCGTAAAGGCAACAACATGAAAGCCTCCTTTCACTCCGTAGGGGGCTCCTATACGCCCCATTACCACCCACTTAGGCAGCGGCAACCCCAGCTTTTGGAACTAACTTAATAAGTTTTTCAACAGCATCAGACGCTTGTGCGCCATGGCTTTTCCAATAATTAACACGAGCCAGATCAAGCCTTAACCCATCAGCGGCTTCCGGGCGAGCGGGATTGTAAAAACCCACACGCTCAATAAATCTGCCATCGCGGCGATTGCGAGAATCGGCCACTACCACATTATAGAAAGGGCGATTTTTAGCGCCTCCTCTAGATAAACGAATTACAACCATGTCATCACCTATTGGGTTTTGGTTAACTTAAACATAAGTAAACCAATTAAAAATACAGAAAAGCCTTTTATTATAGACAATTTTTCAAGAAAATTCAAATACATGTCTTGACGCAACTTCGTAGCCCCTAGCACTCTGTTTAAAGAGTATCGTTGTTCGGCTTACAGGGGACTAAAAGTTATCTCGCTATGGGTCTTGATGGATTTGCAACCCACTCACTCCAAGATCCAGGATACAGTTTTAATGCGGGAGTCATTCCAGCGTAATGCATGGCTAACCAGTTATGGCAGGCACTGACTCCAGACCCACATTGATGAATGATCTGACGATTTGGGGAAGGCTCAAGGAGCCTACCAAATTCCTGTTGTAGTTTTTGCGGAAGCTTAAAACATTTAGACTCATCCAAGTTATCTGTAAAGGGGCGATTAATGGCTCCGGGTATATGCCCAGCCCTAGGATCAATACTCTCATTTTCCCCTCTAAACCGATCACTTGACCTAGCATCCATTAAAAGATGATATTGGCTGTTGAGATTTTTCTCAATCTCATCCACCCCTATCACCCACTCTTGTCGAGGTTCGCCTGTAAAATGACCTGGGCTAACCTGAGGGAGCTCTGGCGTTAACTCACCGCCCACCCTCACCCAAGACTCGATACCGCCATTTAATATTGCAGCCTGATCAAAACCGAGCCATTTCAGGCTCCACCACAACCGCGCGGCAAAACATCCTCCCGCATCATCATAGGCCACCACACGGGCGTTCTGATTGATGCCCAACTGCCTGAACAAAGCTTGTAAATGATCAGGGTGAGGCAGCGGATGACGGCCATTAGTCCCTGTTTTAACCCCTGATAGGTCACGATCTAAGTGCACGAAACGGGCACCAGGTAAATGATTGTCCAAATACTGCTGATACCCCCAATCTGGCTTTGTGAGTTGATATCGGCAATCAATAATGATCCATTTCTCGTGGTCTAAAAGTAATTCTTGGGCATTTAATACAGGATTCATCATTATTGTTTACTCCATCGCTCTTTTATTGGTTAACCAACTCGCCGAAATGCCTGATGAAATAACTATGGCTACTCCTACCCAGGCCCCAGTACTTA from the Ferrovum sp. JA12 genome contains:
- the trmD gene encoding tRNA (guanosine(37)-N1)-methyltransferase TrmD, encoding MSFQIDVITLFPDLIEQAAQYGVTGRAKENNLWQLKTWNPRDFTHDPYRTVDDRPYGGGPGMVMLAQPLKEAIQAAKKHQADQCIDSPKVIFLSPQGALLTHQKAVDLSLGAGLILLSARYEGVDQRLIDRYVDEEISIGEYVLSGGELPALVLMDAVLRHLPGVLGDSRSAEQESFVGHWLDTPHYTRPEVFEDMAVPPVLLSGHHAQIERWRHEQAVIKTWQKRPDMLAHQPLSGDDKKIVESLIAQQLNKEQ
- the rimM gene encoding ribosome maturation factor RimM (Essential for efficient processing of 16S rRNA), yielding MGRIGAPYGVKGGFHVVAFTEDVNSLTQFSAWWIGSEDNCHEESVAECRVHGNGLVARLHSIADRDRIALERGQLILIPRQLLPEPDEDELYWTDMIGLNVYNIEGQPLGQVTRLLETGAQDLLVVRQAQTERLIPFVEPIVIEVNVAQQRIVVDWGVDY
- the rpsP gene encoding 30S ribosomal protein S16; its protein translation is MVVIRLSRGGAKNRPFYNVVVADSRNRRDGRFIERVGFYNPARPEAADGLRLDLARVNYWKSHGAQASDAVEKLIKLVPKAGVAAA
- a CDS encoding sulfurtransferase is translated as MMNPVLNAQELLLDHEKWIIIDCRYQLTKPDWGYQQYLDNHLPGARFVHLDRDLSGVKTGTNGRHPLPHPDHLQALFRQLGINQNARVVAYDDAGGCFAARLWWSLKWLGFDQAAILNGGIESWVRVGGELTPELPQVSPGHFTGEPRQEWVIGVDEIEKNLNSQYHLLMDARSSDRFRGENESIDPRAGHIPGAINRPFTDNLDESKCFKLPQKLQQEFGRLLEPSPNRQIIHQCGSGVSACHNWLAMHYAGMTPALKLYPGSWSEWVANPSRPIAR